CCCGACTCAGCGGGTTCGACGAGGTACGGGCCGCACGGATCGATAGCGATCAGAATCCTGCCCATCCGCTCGCGAACGCGCCGAACCAGTACCGTCATGTCAACCGCGAACCCGACCGCTGTGTCCTCCCCGAAACCCCTGAGCCGAGCGCCGGCGAGTTCCCGCCGCCGTCCCGAGCCGATCGCAACGGCGGCGGTCGCGCCTCCGACTGATCGCCGGATGGCACCGTCCCGGCCGCAGGTCGGTCGGAACCGCCATCGTTTCTCACCGCTCGAGCAAATCCTCTCCGATGAGTCTCCGCGTCGCGGTCGCCGCCCCGTTCATCCAGAACGGCACCCGTCGCCTCAAGGAAAACGAGTTCGTCGTCGCCCTCTCGCTCGATCGGGACTGGTTCTCCCCCGATCAGGCCAAGCGGCTGATCGATGTCGCTACGGGCGAGGGACTCCTCGAGCGCGGCGACGACGGTCTCGCGGTCACGTTCGACCCCGCCGAGGTGACGGTCCCGGAAGATTTCGTCCCCGAGGAGGACCTCCTGCAAGAACGCTCGGCATTCGAACGCGTCCTCGATTCGCTGGTCGCCGAGGGCATGGAGAAACACGAGGCGGTCGGTGCGATCAATACCGTCCAACAGGAACTCGGGCTGACGATCGAGGCCGCTGCAGTGATCTATGCCCGTCGCGAAGGGATCACTGTCGATGATCTTGCACCGATCGCCCGGGCAGCCGTGCTCGACACCGAAGACGACTAATCCCGCCGACCCGACCCACGGGTATGGTCGAGGACCGGATCACCGACGGTCGCCGGATTGCTGAACTTCTCTCGAGCGAAATCGACGGCCGTGAGGACGGCGAACTCGCACGCTTTGCCGTCACTAACGCCGATCGAGACGTCGAGCCGACGGCCGACGGCGCTCGCGCTTATGACGTCACCCGCCGCGACGAGCGGATCGCTCGCGCGTTCATCCACGACGACAGGGCCCACCTCGAGTTCGAGGCGGGTCAGGACGCAGCGGCCGAGACGGCGTCGGACATCGGCCTCCGAGTGCGTCCGAAGGCGACGCAGCCGCCGAAAACGCTCGTCTTTGTCGAGAGTGGAGCCGAGGTCAAGCGAGCGACGGACGTGTTACAGACCGTGAGCCAGCGGCTCGAGGAAACTGAGTCGTAATCGCGGAACGTACGGGGTGGGTAATCGACGTGCGGTGGCACGCGCTAGCTCACTGTGAGTCACTGGCGAACCGCGGCATAGACACGTTCGAGGTCTGTACGAGCCGGCGAGCAAAGGTCTAGCAGCGTCTACGGCCCTTCTTCACCGACGTACGAGATCTCGATACGATGGGAGAGACGATAGATGAGAGAGAGACCGATTATCGGACCGAACAGCGAGAGAACGATACCGTAGAACGGACCCAGCGGTGCGGGCTCGTTTCGATCGGTCCGATAGACGCGGTAATACGTGTCATCGTCGACGCGAACCGGTGTCTGTGGAATCTCAGCCTCGTGGTCCGCGGAAGCGGTCCCTTGTCTGGCGGCTTCGACGACGACCGACGGGGCATCGACGTTCTCGGTCGTGGCATCTATCGAGACATCGCGGAGCGCGTCCGTCGCCGAGGCCGACTCGAGTGTCAGATCGACCCGATATAGTCCGTTCTCGTTTTGAACCGTCCGATTCGCAGCATAGGTCGGCTCGTAGAC
This genomic stretch from Natrinema sp. SYSU A 869 harbors:
- a CDS encoding DUF2240 family protein encodes the protein MSLRVAVAAPFIQNGTRRLKENEFVVALSLDRDWFSPDQAKRLIDVATGEGLLERGDDGLAVTFDPAEVTVPEDFVPEEDLLQERSAFERVLDSLVAEGMEKHEAVGAINTVQQELGLTIEAAAVIYARREGITVDDLAPIARAAVLDTEDD